One genomic window of Arachis hypogaea cultivar Tifrunner chromosome 8, arahy.Tifrunner.gnm2.J5K5, whole genome shotgun sequence includes the following:
- the LOC112706514 gene encoding receptor-like serine/threonine-protein kinase ALE2 isoform X1, giving the protein MGLQLILFLLIKLHLVLCIPQLHQYAATNLHHSRVRSHSSIALPPSKSSYSRVPASIALPPSKASYGVHGTTAVSPSKSFSKAPTKMWIHGYVDSPISSHHKHHNYKRKFRNQTPEPTYPNNPHTHQGTSVFKSQPHLFSPKSWNSAAPAPSPSPSVLSEHLNVPSPSPRISPLGSSLNKIKTPPPAYALVLPPPPPNKDCMMVTCSEPLTNTPPGSPCGCVWPLQVKLHISIAIYKFFPLVFKLAEEIAASLLLSRNQVHIVGANAANHQLEKTTVLLNLVPQGVKFDDTTAFLIYKKFWHKEILTDASLFGAYEVLYVHYPGLPPSPPSSPFDVSGIVDPDAVGNDGNLIKPLGVDVSNKKKKEGNGERTVGMLVLSCFAASVLFLGVTWLCLLKCHCPALETEQATDVIIAPSFKNSAGIARSLPYENMVNSRSTSTNSGTIAYAGSAKIFTLNEIEKATNSFSSSRILGEGGFGLVYKGGLQDGRDVAVKILKRDDHHGGREFLAEVEMLSRLHHRNLVKLIGICIEKQSRCLVYELVPNGSVESHLHGSDKETGPLDWDARMKIALGAARGLAYLHEDSNPCVIHRDFKSSNILLEHDFTPKVSDFGLARTALDERNKHISTHVMGTFGYLAPEYAMTGHLLVKSDVYSYGVVLLELLTGRKPVDWSRSPGQEYLVAWVRPLLTSKEGLEMIIDPDIKHSISLDSILKVAAIASMCVQEEVTQRPFMGEVVQALKLVCSEFEETDYARQASFQDDVQGKFSKSSDERVDFSV; this is encoded by the exons ATGGGGTTACAGCTGATACTATTCCTGTTAATCAAGCTACATTTAGTTCTCTGTATTCCACAGCTTCATCAATATGCAG CAACAAATCTGCACCATTCAAGGGTCAGAAGCCATTCAAGTATTGCATTGCCACCATCTAAGTCATCATATTCTAGAGTTCCTGCATCTATAGCACTTCCTCCTTCCAAGGCATCTTATGGAGTTCATGGAACTACTGCAGTTTCACCATCCAAGTCATTCTCCAAAGCTCCTACAAAGATGTGGATTCATGGTTATGTGGATTCTCCAATATCATCACATCATAAGCACCACAATTACAAAAGAAAATTTAGAAaccaaactcctgagccaacctACCCAAACAATCCTCATACTCATCAAG GTACTTCAGTCTTCAAATCACAACCTCATTTATTTTCACCAAAAAGCTGGAATTCTGCTGCACCtgcaccatcaccatcaccatcagtTTTATCAGAACACTTGAATG TGCCCTCTCCCTCCCCAAGAATTTCACCTCTAGGTTCATCATTGAATAAGATAAAGACTCCACCACCAGCATATGCTTTGGTTCTTCCACCTCCACCACCTAATAAGG ATTGCATGATGGTGACTTGCTCAGAGCCATTGACAAATACACCTCCTGGATCTCCTTGTGGTTGTGTGTGGCCACTTCAAGTTAAACTCCACATCAGCATTGCAATATACAAGTTCTTCCCTTTGGTTTTCAAGCTAGCTGAGGAAATTGCAGCCAGTCTTTTGTTGAGTCGCAACCAGGTTCACATTGTTGGAGCTAATGCAGCAAATCATCAACTAGAGAAAACCACTGTTCTCTTAAATTTGGTACCTCAAGGAGTTAAGTTTGATGATACAACAGCATTCTTGATATACAAGAAATTCTGGCACAAAGAAATTCTCACTGATGCTTCCCTTTTTGGTGCCTATGAAGTACTCTATGTTCATTATCCAG GTCTTCCACCTTCTCCACCTTCAAGTCCTTTTGATGTTTCTGGTATAGTTGACCCAGATGCTGTTGGTAATGATGGGAATTTAATAAAGCCTTTAGGAGTTGATGTCTctaataagaagaaaaaagaagggaaTGGCGAAAGAACGGTTGGTATGCTCGTGTTGTCGTGTTTTGCAGCTTCTGTTCTGTTCCTTGGAGTTACTTGGCTTTGTCTATTGAAATGCCACTGTCCAGCCCTTGAAACTGAACAAGCTACAGATGTTATAATTGCACCCTCTTTCAAAAATTCAG CAGGCATTGCCAGGTCATTGCCTTATGAGAACATGGTGAATTCTAGATCAACCTCAACCAATTCTGGAACAATAGCATATGCAGGATCAGCTAAGATATTCACTTTGAATGAAATAGAGAAAGCAACAAATAGCTTCAGTTCTTCAAGAATATTAGGAGAAGGTGGCTTTGGCCTTGTTTACAAAGGAGGCCTACAAGATGGGAGGGATGTTGCAGTGAAGATTCTCAAAAGGGATGATCATCATGGCGGCCGCGAATTTTTGGCCGAAGTTGAGATGCTTAGCCGTCTGCACCATAGAAATTTAGTTAAATTGATAGGTATATGCATTGAGAAACAGAGTCGTTGCCTTGTCTATGAGCTTGTTCCTAATGGAAGTGTAGAATCCCACTTACATG GTTCAGACAAGGAAACAGGTCCACTTGATTGGGATGCACGGATGAAGATTGCGCTTGGCGCTGCTCGAGGATTGGCTTATCTGCATGAAGATTCAAATCCATGTGTCATACATAGAGACTTCAAGTCTAGCAACATCTTGTTGGAACATGACTTCACACCCAAGGTATCAGATTTTGGATTGGCTAGAACAGCACTTGATGAGAGAAACAAGCACATTTCCACACATGTTATGGGCACATTTGG GTATCTAGCTCCTGAATATGCAATGACAGGACATCTTCTTGTGAAAAGTGATGTTTACAGTTATGGAGTAGTCCTCCTAGAGCTCCTAACCGGGAGAAAGCCTGTGGACTGGTCGCGATCGCCTGGTCAAGAATACCTTGTTGCTTGGGTTCGTCCGCTTCTCACAAGTAAAGAAGGTTTGGAGATGATTATAGACCCGGATATAAAGCACAGCATTTCTCTTGACAGCATACTAAAAGTCGCAGCCATTGCATCCATGTGTGTGCAAGAAGAAGTCACTCAACGCCCTTTCATGGGTGAAGTTGTGCAGGCCTTGAAGTTGGTATGCAGTGAGTTTGAGGAGACAGACTATGCAAGACAGGCAAGTTTTCAAGATGATGTACAAGGGAAATTTTCCAAAAGTTCAGATGAGAGAGTGGATTTTTCTGTGTAA
- the LOC112706515 gene encoding protein HOTHEAD: MASLLLSASVRSFFLFFFFLLPLCLFNFLPLSQGNDKEWNHGYEFIRKASSFSSSPSESSSSSSSNGYDYIIVGGGTAGCPLAATLSEKFSVLVLERGGVPFTNPNVSFLENFHITLADTSPTSASQCFISTDGVLNSRARILGGGSSINAGFYTRASSRFIEKVGWDSKLVNESYPWVEKQIVHRPTFSAWQRAARDSLLDVGVSPFNGFTYDHKYGTKVGGTIFDRFGRRHTAAELLATGNPDKLTVLVYATVQKIVFDTRGTRPKAVGVIFKDEKGQQHHAILNNDGQSEVIVSSGAIGTPQMLLLSGIGPKEDLQKLNIPVVLDNHFVGKGMADNPMNTIFVPTKRPVKQSLIETVGITNLGVYIETSCGFGQSNDSIHCHHGIVSAEIGQLSTIPPKQRSIEAVQAYLKSKKDIPVEAFRGGFILSKVANPWSTGELKLVNTNVEDNPSVTFNYFSHPYDVHRCVEGIRLATKVVQSQHFTNFTMCDRQTTEKLLNLTVKANVNLIPKHVNDTQSLEQFCRDTVITIWHYHGGCHVGKVVNPDYKVLGVDRLRVVDGSVFPESPGTNPQATVMMMGRYMGLKILQDRLGKFDGI; this comes from the exons cttccaCTGTGTCTCTTCAACTTTCTACCTCTCTCTCAAG GGAACGATAAAGAATGGAACCATGGATATGAATTCATAAGGAAGGCGAGCTCATTTTCATCGTCACCGTCGGAAtcaagcagcagcagcagcagcaatggCTACGATTACATAATAGTGGGAGGAGGAACGGCAGGATGTCCTCTAGCAGCAACGCTATCGGAGAAGTTCAGTGTGTTGGTGTTGGAGAGAGGGGGAGTCCCTTTCACGAACCCTAATGTGTCGTTTCTTGAGAACTTCCACATCACACTGGCGGACACCTCACCAACCTCAGCATCCCAATGCTTCATCTCAACCGATGGTGTTCTCAATTCAAGGGCTAGGATTCTTGGTGGTGGTTCCTCCATTAATGCTGGCTTCTACACTCGAGCCAGTTCAAG ATTCATAGAGAAGGTGGGGTGGGATTCTAAGCTGGTAAATGAATCATATCCATGGGTTGAGAAGCAGATTGTTCATCGTCCAACGTTTTCAGCTTGGCAGAGAGCAGCCAGAGACAGCCTCCTAGATGTTGGTGTCTCACCTTTCAATGGATTCACCTATGATCACAAATATGGAACCAAGGTTGGTGGCACAATCTTCGACAGATTCGGCCGCCGCCACACTGCCGCCGAACTTCTTGCTACCGGCAACCCTGATAAACTTACTGTTTTGGTATATGCCACTGTTCAAAAGATTGTTTTTGATACAAGAG GAACAAGGCCTAAGGCTGTGGGGGTTATTTTCAAGGATGAAAAGGGGCAAcagcatcatgcaattctaaacAATGATGGGCAGAGTGAAGTGATTGTGTCTAGTGGTGCAATTGGGACTCCTCAAATGCTATTGCTCAGTGGAATTGGCCCAAAAGAAGATCTTCAGAAGTTGAACATCCCTGTTGTTCTTGACAACCATTTTGTTGGGAAGGGCATGGCTGATAACCCTATGAACACAATCTTTGTCCCTACTAAGAGACCAGTTAAACAATCACTCATTGAAACTGTTGGTATCACCAATTTGGGTGTCTACATTGAAACTAGCTGTGGTTTTGGCCAATCCAATGACAGCATTCACTGCCATCATGGCATTGTCTCAGCGGAG ATTGGGCAACTCTCCACAATTCCCCCCAAACAAAGATCAATAGAAGCTGTTCAAGCTTACTTGAAGAGCAAGAAAGATATACCAGTTGAGGCATTCAGGGGAGGTTTCATTTTGTCAAAAGTTGCGAATCCTTGGTCAACAGGAGAGCTCAAGTTAGTTAACACCAATGTGGAGGACAACCCTTCTGTGACCTTCAACTACTTCAGCCACCCATATGATGTTCATCGCTGCGTCGAGGGGATTCGCTTGGCAACCAAGGTTGTCCAATCTCAGCACTTCACAAACTTTACCATGTGTGATAGACAGACAACAGAGAAACTGCTTAACCTCACTGTGAAGGCTAATGTCAACCTCATTCCAAAGCATGTCAATGACACACAGTCACTAGAGCAGTTTTGTAGAGACACTGTGATCACAATTTGGCACTACCATGGTGGCTGCCATGTAGGGAAGGTAGTCAATCCTGATTATAAGGTTCTTGGTGTTGATAGACTCCGCGTCGTCGACGGCTCAGTATTTCCAGAGTCACCAGGAACTAACCCTCAAGCTACCGTGATGATGATGGGAAG GTACATGGGACTGAAGATTTTACAAGACAGGTTAGGGAAATTTGATGGTATATAA
- the LOC112706514 gene encoding receptor-like serine/threonine-protein kinase ALE2 isoform X2 → MGLQLILFLLIKLHLVLCIPQLHQYAATNLHHSRVRSHSSIALPPSKSSYSRVPASIALPPSKASYGVHGTTAVSPSKSFSKAPTKMWIHGYVDSPISSHHKHHNYKRKFRNQTPEPTYPNNPHTHQGTSVFKSQPHLFSPKSWNSAAPAPSPSPSVLSEHLNVPSPSPRISPLGSSLNKIKTPPPAYALVLPPPPPNKDCMMVTCSEPLTNTPPGSPCGCVWPLQVKLHISIAIYKFFPLVFKLAEEIAASLLLSRNQVHIVGANAANHQLEKTTVLLNLVPQGVKFDDTTAFLIYKKFWHKEILTDASLFGAYEVLYVHYPGLPPSPPSSPFDVSGIVDPDAVGNDGNLIKPLGVDVSNKKKKEGNGERTVGMLVLSCFAASVLFLGVTWLCLLKCHCPALETEQATDVIIAPSFKNSGIARSLPYENMVNSRSTSTNSGTIAYAGSAKIFTLNEIEKATNSFSSSRILGEGGFGLVYKGGLQDGRDVAVKILKRDDHHGGREFLAEVEMLSRLHHRNLVKLIGICIEKQSRCLVYELVPNGSVESHLHGSDKETGPLDWDARMKIALGAARGLAYLHEDSNPCVIHRDFKSSNILLEHDFTPKVSDFGLARTALDERNKHISTHVMGTFGYLAPEYAMTGHLLVKSDVYSYGVVLLELLTGRKPVDWSRSPGQEYLVAWVRPLLTSKEGLEMIIDPDIKHSISLDSILKVAAIASMCVQEEVTQRPFMGEVVQALKLVCSEFEETDYARQASFQDDVQGKFSKSSDERVDFSV, encoded by the exons ATGGGGTTACAGCTGATACTATTCCTGTTAATCAAGCTACATTTAGTTCTCTGTATTCCACAGCTTCATCAATATGCAG CAACAAATCTGCACCATTCAAGGGTCAGAAGCCATTCAAGTATTGCATTGCCACCATCTAAGTCATCATATTCTAGAGTTCCTGCATCTATAGCACTTCCTCCTTCCAAGGCATCTTATGGAGTTCATGGAACTACTGCAGTTTCACCATCCAAGTCATTCTCCAAAGCTCCTACAAAGATGTGGATTCATGGTTATGTGGATTCTCCAATATCATCACATCATAAGCACCACAATTACAAAAGAAAATTTAGAAaccaaactcctgagccaacctACCCAAACAATCCTCATACTCATCAAG GTACTTCAGTCTTCAAATCACAACCTCATTTATTTTCACCAAAAAGCTGGAATTCTGCTGCACCtgcaccatcaccatcaccatcagtTTTATCAGAACACTTGAATG TGCCCTCTCCCTCCCCAAGAATTTCACCTCTAGGTTCATCATTGAATAAGATAAAGACTCCACCACCAGCATATGCTTTGGTTCTTCCACCTCCACCACCTAATAAGG ATTGCATGATGGTGACTTGCTCAGAGCCATTGACAAATACACCTCCTGGATCTCCTTGTGGTTGTGTGTGGCCACTTCAAGTTAAACTCCACATCAGCATTGCAATATACAAGTTCTTCCCTTTGGTTTTCAAGCTAGCTGAGGAAATTGCAGCCAGTCTTTTGTTGAGTCGCAACCAGGTTCACATTGTTGGAGCTAATGCAGCAAATCATCAACTAGAGAAAACCACTGTTCTCTTAAATTTGGTACCTCAAGGAGTTAAGTTTGATGATACAACAGCATTCTTGATATACAAGAAATTCTGGCACAAAGAAATTCTCACTGATGCTTCCCTTTTTGGTGCCTATGAAGTACTCTATGTTCATTATCCAG GTCTTCCACCTTCTCCACCTTCAAGTCCTTTTGATGTTTCTGGTATAGTTGACCCAGATGCTGTTGGTAATGATGGGAATTTAATAAAGCCTTTAGGAGTTGATGTCTctaataagaagaaaaaagaagggaaTGGCGAAAGAACGGTTGGTATGCTCGTGTTGTCGTGTTTTGCAGCTTCTGTTCTGTTCCTTGGAGTTACTTGGCTTTGTCTATTGAAATGCCACTGTCCAGCCCTTGAAACTGAACAAGCTACAGATGTTATAATTGCACCCTCTTTCAAAAATTCAG GCATTGCCAGGTCATTGCCTTATGAGAACATGGTGAATTCTAGATCAACCTCAACCAATTCTGGAACAATAGCATATGCAGGATCAGCTAAGATATTCACTTTGAATGAAATAGAGAAAGCAACAAATAGCTTCAGTTCTTCAAGAATATTAGGAGAAGGTGGCTTTGGCCTTGTTTACAAAGGAGGCCTACAAGATGGGAGGGATGTTGCAGTGAAGATTCTCAAAAGGGATGATCATCATGGCGGCCGCGAATTTTTGGCCGAAGTTGAGATGCTTAGCCGTCTGCACCATAGAAATTTAGTTAAATTGATAGGTATATGCATTGAGAAACAGAGTCGTTGCCTTGTCTATGAGCTTGTTCCTAATGGAAGTGTAGAATCCCACTTACATG GTTCAGACAAGGAAACAGGTCCACTTGATTGGGATGCACGGATGAAGATTGCGCTTGGCGCTGCTCGAGGATTGGCTTATCTGCATGAAGATTCAAATCCATGTGTCATACATAGAGACTTCAAGTCTAGCAACATCTTGTTGGAACATGACTTCACACCCAAGGTATCAGATTTTGGATTGGCTAGAACAGCACTTGATGAGAGAAACAAGCACATTTCCACACATGTTATGGGCACATTTGG GTATCTAGCTCCTGAATATGCAATGACAGGACATCTTCTTGTGAAAAGTGATGTTTACAGTTATGGAGTAGTCCTCCTAGAGCTCCTAACCGGGAGAAAGCCTGTGGACTGGTCGCGATCGCCTGGTCAAGAATACCTTGTTGCTTGGGTTCGTCCGCTTCTCACAAGTAAAGAAGGTTTGGAGATGATTATAGACCCGGATATAAAGCACAGCATTTCTCTTGACAGCATACTAAAAGTCGCAGCCATTGCATCCATGTGTGTGCAAGAAGAAGTCACTCAACGCCCTTTCATGGGTGAAGTTGTGCAGGCCTTGAAGTTGGTATGCAGTGAGTTTGAGGAGACAGACTATGCAAGACAGGCAAGTTTTCAAGATGATGTACAAGGGAAATTTTCCAAAAGTTCAGATGAGAGAGTGGATTTTTCTGTGTAA